Sequence from the Armatimonadota bacterium genome:
CACGCGTGGTTGGCGGGCCGCCACCTCGAGGCCCGCGCCGCTTCCGTTCTAGCCTATGAGGAATCCCGCGGGCGAATTCCGTTCCTGGGCGTCTACGATCCGCGCAGCGAGCAGGAATCGCTGGCGGTGATAGACGCCTGCCGGAGCCACGCGGGGCTAATCGGCATCAAAGTCCATCCCAGTTTCCACCGCGTTGCCGCCAATGACGACAGCTACGCCGCCGTGTGGGACTACGCCGGGGAGAACCGCTTGCCGATCCTCGCGCACACCTGGAGTGAGACCGATAACCCGGTGCAGAAGCTGTCGCTCCCGGAGCTCTTCGAGGTGCATCTGGAGAAGCGCCCAGAGGTACCCTTTATCATCGGCCACAGCGGCGGTCCCGGCGCCGGCCGGCTGCAGGCGATTCGTCTCGCCCGCAAGTACCCGCACGTTTACCTTGATCTGGCTGGCGACATTTTCGCCCTGGATCTGATTCCGTATCTGGTCACCGCGGTGGGCGCCGAGCGCGTGATCTTCGGCTCCGATCAACCATGGATTGATCCCCGGGCGCACCTCACGCGCATCTACCTGGCGGATATCGGTGACCGGGCAAAGCGACTGGTGCTGGGGCGGAACGCCCTCCGGGTGTTCGAACCGCACCTGCTACGTGAGGATGAGGAATGCTCGCCATAGACCTTTGCGGTAGGACCGCGCTGGTGACCGGTGGTTCGCGCGGCATCGGCGCCGCCGTCAGTGAAGCGCTGTGCGCAGCCGGCGCCGTGGTGGTGTTTACGCACACCGGTAGTCCCGCCCACCAGGGTCAGCGGGAAGAGCTCCTGGCGCGGATTCGCAAGCAGGGCGGCAGCGCCGAGGCGGTGGCGCTCGACGCCTGTGATGCGGGGGGGACGGCGGCTCTGGTGCAGGAGGTCGTGGAACGGCACGGCGCCCTGGACGTCCTTGTGTGCAATGTGGGACGCAACCTTCCGCGCCCCGCAGAGAGTGTCTCGGACGCGGAGTGGATGGCGTCTATTGACATCAACCTCACCTGCGCCTTCTATGCCGTGCGCGCGGTCTTGCCGCACATGGTGAAGGCGGGCCGCGGCCGCATCATTCTGATCGGCTCCTCCGCCGCCTATGATGGGGGTGGAGGCGCTATTGACTATGCCGCCGCAAAGGCCGGCCTCAACGGCATGATGCTCTATCTCGTCAAGAACTACGCGCGCCGGGGGATTGTGACCAATACCATTCATCCCTGCGTCATCGAAACGGACTTGCTGCGCGAGCGCTATTCGTCGGCAGAGGCGGTGCGTGAGCTCGTTTCCCAGATCCCGGTCGGGCGGCTGGGCAAACCAGAGGACATCGGCGGCCTGGTGGCATACCTCGCCAGTCCGTGGGGAGATTACGTTTGCGGACAGTCCATCCTGGTGGACGGGGGCAGGACCTTGGGCCGGTGACGGGCCGACTCGGACCCTCCTTCGCCGGGGTGTCTTGGATCAATCGAGCAAAGGACTGAGCGATGACGAGAGCGACCAGGTACAAGATCGGCAGCGGCTTCGCCCCATTCTCTCCATGTGCAGAAAGGTTCGTCGTAGGCGGCTACCGCGATCCCATGAGTCTGGAGCAGCAGATCGGCCTCGCGACCCGGGTGGAAGGGCTGCGGGGGGTCGGGCTGGACTACCCCTACCAGTTCGGCGACGGCGACATCGAGCGGGTGCGGCGCCTGCTGTCGGCGTCCGGGTTCGAGTTCTGCACGCTCGAGATCGGCCTCTATCCGGACCGCAAGTGGAAGCTCGGCACTTTCACCGCGCCCGACCCCGGCATCCGCCGCGAGGCCATCGAGATGTGCAAGCGAGGCCTCGAGGTCGCGGCCGACCTGGGCGCCGCCGACGTCCTGCTGTGGCCGGGCCAAGATGGTTTCGATTATCCGTTCCAGGTTGACTACGACGAGTGCTGGCGCGCTTTGGTCGAGGGCATCGGCGAAGTCGCCGCCCACCGCCCCGAGGTCAAGGTCGCCATCGAGTACAAGCCGAAGGAGCCGCGGGCCAACATCTTCGTGAGAAACGCCGGCACCCTGCTCTACCTCATCAACTCCATCGGCCTGCCCAACGTGGGAGCCACCATTGACTTCGGCCACAGCCTGGTCGCCGGCGAGAACGCCGCCGAGGCGGCGGTGCTCCTGGCGCGCGAGGGGAAACTGTTCCAGGTTCACGTCAACGACAACTACCGCGACTGGGATCACGACCTCATTGTCGGCGCCGTGTCCTTGTGGGAGACCGTAGAGTTCTGCTACTGGATACTGAAATCCGGCTACGAGGGCTGGTATGTGATAGACGTCTATCCATACCGGGAAGACGGCTTGGCCGCCCTCCAGCAGTGTGTGCGCAACTGGGAGAAGGTGCTCGACATGGCCGGCACGCTCACGCGCACCAACATAGCTGAGGCAATGAGCAACGCGGATGCAGTCTCCTCCGTGAGAACCCTGTGGGACACGCTCCTTCCGTGACCCGCGGTCGCGCCACACGCCTGCCGCACCTCGGCTAGCTGCCGTGGATCAGCCGCTCCAATGCCTTGGCGGGGAGACTCGCCTTCGGGCGGAAAGCAGCGCTCCCCGCGTACCGCAGCATCGCCGCCAGCAGGTAGCGGGCCTCCGGGAGCTTCTGATCGAGGTCCAGGGCGCAGATGATGATCCCACCCTTACCCACCTTTGCCTCCAGCAGATACGCCAGCGCCTCGACCACGTAGTACGTGCTGAGGACGCGAATGACCGGATCGCTGCGCTCCAGACCCAAGCCTTCCAAGGCGATCGGCGGCGCGGGCACGATAAGTCGGAAGAGCTGCAGATCCGCAAATCCCTGGTGAGGGAACTCCCCCAGCATGGGGTGGTCGAGGATGATCGTTCCGCTGTGGCCGTCCTCGAGGGGTGGGTAGTTTGCGGGCGGCAGGAAGAAGTACGCGCCCTCAAGGCCTAGCTTCCCCGGGAATGGGCGCAGCGCCACCTCTGGAGACGCCAATATCACGCGCCCGCCTTCGCGGCAGTGCTCGGCGAGGCGTTCGTCCAGCCGGCTCGAGAGCACCACCTTGGGCAGACGGGCGGCGGACCGACGTGCACTGATGCGAGGCAGCGAGCGCACGGTCCGCAGCCAGGAGCGACCGGGCGGGCCGTAGAGCGCCGCCGGCGCCGCTCGCCCCTCGGCCTCGGGGAAGAGCCAGAAGTTCCACTCGTTGTCAACCCGGCGGCGGCCTTCGCGCAGCGCCGCGCGCAGCGTGAGCATGAGCGGACGGGTGACCGCGGGCAAGGTGAGGCTGATGGTGCTGGCGCGGCACGTGCGGAAGGGCCGATGGCGATACTCCAGCGTCCCCGCGGCCAGCCGCCGCGTGCCGCCCAGCAACTGCCACTCGAGCTGGGGCGCGCGCAGCGGCGGATGCGAGAAGTCCGACACCGAGAGGCGGCAGCGGAAGGTCTCCCCTGCCACCAGCACGCGGTCATCGAAGTCGCGATCCATCATGATCACGGTGTCGCCGTTGGTGCGCGACCAGGTTTCGGCGGACACGAGCTTGCGATCGTAGAACTCGTCAACGATGCCTTGCGGCGAGTAGCCAAAGTCCGCCGCGCTGAAGTGGCAGATGCCGGCCAGGCGCGGGTGATCGCGGCGACAGGCCTCCATCTTGGCGCGCGCCTCGACGTACTGCAGGCGATGGCTGGCCTCAGCCATCTGGGGCAGCAGCCGCTGCAGCCCGTGGCGGCGGGCGGCCGTTTCGGCTACCTCGATGGCGTAGGGCCGCACCGCCCCCCGGTACTTGCGCTTGATCCGCACGTCCGGGTGGCTGCTCCACCAGCGAAACTCATGCTGGATCACCGGCAGCGGCGTCTGCTCATCGTACTTGCCCTCAGCGTTGACGAAATCAGCCGGCATCTCGGCGTCGAGGCCGCCGTCGGTCCAGATGACGAAGGCGGAGGGCTTGATGGCCTTGGTGTCGCGGTAACATTGCCAGGCGACCTCGGGGAAGGCGGCACCGTGGTATCCCAGCTCGTTGCTCATGCAATAGAGGGCCGCGGACGGGTGGTTGACGTCGCGCATGATCGTGCGGTCCCACTGCCACTTGAGCACGTCGCGGAACCGGGCGGTGGGCCGGGGCCAGCAGTAGCCATGCCAGGGGTCGCTGCCCGCCCACCCGCCGAGCATCCCCATCTCGCTCTGCACCAGCAGACCCACCTCGTCCGCGACATCGAAATACTCCGGCGCCGGCACGTAGGACTGGCAGCGCACGTAGTTGTATCCGTAGGCGCGCAGCGTCGCCAGCTTGTGGCACCACCGCTCGCGGCTCGTATCCGGGCTGCCAGTCTCCGGGTTGACCGCGAAATCCCCATGCCCGCGCAGGTAGTACGGCTCGCCGTTGATGAGGAAATGCTTGCCCTCGGTTTCGAGCTTGACAAACCCCACGCGCTCGCTCAGGGCATCCTCTACCCGGTCGCCGCGGCTGAGGACGGCATCCACCCGGTGGAGATTCGGCGTTTCCGGGCTCCACAGGCGCGGCGACGACACGGGACTGGACAGCCGATGGACACCCGCGCCCGACAACCTGCGCGTCACCCGCGCCACGGGCGCCCCGTCCGGGGATGCCACTGTCAGCGAGAGGGTCAACGCCTCGCTCGCGGCCCCTGCCAGTTGCACTCGGCAGCGAATTCGTTTGCCGTCCACGTCGGGGTGCATCCACAAGCGCTCGATCCACGCGCTCTCGGTGGCGGTCAACTCGACGCTCCGGTACAATCCGGACCAGTTCCCCATCCAGTTATAGGCGAGTCCGAGCCAGCGGTTCTGTTCGTGCACGCGCACCGCGAGGAAGTTGTCGCCGCCCAACCGCAGGTGCTTCGTCGCCTCGAAGGCGAACGGCACGAAGGGCGCGCAGTGGGCGCCCAACCGCTCGCCGTTGAGCCAGACCTCCGCCGCCGGATGGACGCCGCCGAAGTTGAGCCATATCCGCAGGCCCTTCCATTCGCGCGGCGCGGTGAAGCGCTTGCCATACCATGCCGTTCCTTCATAGGTCGCGCGGAACACCCGCGCCGGCAGTTGGAAGTCCCACGGCTCATCCGTGCCCTCGTGGCCGAAGCCCTGGCCCTGCCAGCAGCCGGGTACGCGGACGGCATCCGTAAGCAGGTGCGGGTGCTTGAACCATCCCTCGCGCTCCCCGCGTTCCTCCGGGTCGAGGCGGAACTGCCAGTCGCCATCCAGGCTGAGTACCCGTTCGGCGGGGTGGCGCCGCCACGGGTTGACGCGGACGGGCACGCGCGCCCGAGGGTCGAAATGCCAGTCTACGTGATCGGTGTACATGAACCAAGCCTCCCGGGGGATGCGGTCTAGCCGCGCTCGAGCAGCCGGCGCTTCAGGTCCAGATAGAACAGCCAGTTCTCGTAGGAGATGTCAGGTGGCGCCAGGTGGTCGAGCTGCGGGATATAGCCGCCGTCGGCCAGCAGCGGCGGCAGCTTGGACTCGAGCTCCTCGGTGATCGTCCGCCGGTCCTTGGTCAGCGCCCGCTTGTCCACGCCGCCCCACAGCAGCAAGTCGCGCCCGTACTCGCGCCGCAGCGCCACCGGGTCCATCCCGGCAGCCGCCTCGATGGGATAGGTGCCATTGACCCCCGCCTCCAGCAGCATCGGCAGCAGTACGCTCGGGTCGCCATCGCTGTCCAGGAAGATGATGTCTATGCCATGGCGCCGGAAGACGTCGTTGACCCGGCGGTAGCGCGGCAGCAGGAAGCGCTGGAAGATTGCAGGCGATATCAGCGGCCCGTTCTTGAAGGCGAAATCCTCCCACCACAGGAAGTAGTCGAGCTGCACCTGCTCCAGCGTGCGCGCCATCGCCCCCAGGGTGAACTCGGCGACGACATCGAGCATCTCCTCGGCCAGCGCCGGATCGTCGTAGAACACCGTGCACGCGTTCTCCGTGCCCATCCAGCGGCGCAGCATCGAGTAGAAACCGACCGAACCGATGCCCGGGCCCCACAGGGGACACTCTCGCTGCGGCGCCCACGCCACCAGCTCGTCCCAATCCGCGGGATAACGCTCCGGCTGATGCGGGTCGTAGCGACGCTTGATGCGCTCGAAATCCGCGCGCTCGGTCACCGGCCAGGCGACATACTGCGGCATCGAGACGCCGTCCTTCATGCACCGTTGGACGACGCCTTCGCCATTGCGCCTGGTGATCGTGCGCTCGTCTTCCACCAGAAGTTCCGGCTCGAAGGAGGGGATCATGCCCAGGTTGAGCCCCAGGTCCCGCTGCTCATCCAGCCCGAAGAAAGCACACCCGTTGAACGTCAGCGTGTCCTTCCGGCGCGCCTCCTCGGGCATGCCCTCCCGCAGCCAACGCTCCTGGGCCTCCGCCCAGTATCCGACCTCGATCATCGGCGCGCGGTCCACGCTCTGGTGATGCATGGTGCGCAGAAACCGCTCTCGGCCGTTCATGTCCGTCCTTCCTCGTCCAGGGCCCGTCCGCCCGGGAAGGCATGATAGCCATTTTCACTGGCATCGGATTATAGTGGGAATACATTACACCGTCAAGCGGCGCCGGCCATGCCACAACGCGCATCGAGGGTGCACGCCTAGCCCAAGCGACGGGTGGTACTGACGAACTCCTTGACCTGCTTCTCGAACTGCGAACGCGGGAGCAACACCGAGCGCCCGCACTTCAGACACTTGACGCGGATGTCCATGCCGGTGCGGGTGACTTCCCACACGTCGCCGCCGCAGGGATGCACCTTGCGCAGGCGCACCTCGTCGCCAAGGTTTATGCGCATGGGTTGAATCACGGTGATCCCATCCATGAGCGGGCTGGCTTTGTCAAGGGGTAGTGGTTGACCGTTGGCGTTGCCCCCTCGGTTCTGCTCAAGCGTCCCTTGCCGGGTGTAGGCTCTGCAGGCGGGCCGCCCGCGGACTGGCGGTCCGGCGCTGCGCCAACCATCTATCTATTGGTCCCTGCAATTGCTGCGCTCCGTGCCCTCGTCGTCCACCACCGCCACCTGTGCCTGGCGCTTGTGCAAATCCACTCCCACGTGTAACATCGGCAGTGCCTGCCTTCGGGTTAGTTGGTTCAGACTCGCGCATTCTCGCCCCTTGCGGCGTAACGCGCAAGCCCGGGGCAGGCCAGCCTTCTCATTGCATCAGTTTCCGCGGAGGCCCGCGGAATCCTCTGCGCGCGTGAGCAGGGGAAGGTCGGATAGCAGCCGCGGGTCCATGCGTGCTTGGCGGAACGCGCCGGTCCGTGGGCGGGAGGATTTCGCATGACTCCGAGACAGCGCGCGATCGAAGCCCTGGAGCTGCGCCGGCCGCCAGGTCTGGTGCCGCACCTGGAGCTGGAGTTCCAGTTGTCGCAGGAGGTCTTCGGGCGGCCGGCGCTGCGCGCCGAGCACTTGCAAGACATCACCGGTGCGCGCAGGCAGGACCTGCTCAAGCGCAATGCCGAGCACTGGGTCGAGGTCGCCCGGGAGTTCGATTACTCCGTCATCACCGGCCTGCACTGGCTGTCGCCTGACGATCAGCTCGCGAGCTTCGAGTATGTCCGCGACATCGCCGGCGACACGTACATGCTCAGCGCGTTCGTTGACGGCACCTTCGCCATTCCCAGCGGCGAAAACATGATCGAGCACGTCGTCTTCCTCACCGAGCGCAAGCAAGCGGCCCTGGAGGATGCGCGGCGCCGGGTCGAGGAGGCGATCGCCCTCGGCCTCCAGGTCATCGGCGGGGGCGCGGAGGTTATCTTCATGTGCGCCGACTACTGCTTCAACCACGGGCCCTTCCTGTCGCCTGCCATGTTCGCGGAACACGTCGCGCCGTTCCTGCGGCAGCAGGTGGCGGCGTGGAACGCGGCCGGCGCCTATACCGTCAAACACACCGACGGCAACATCATGCCCATCCTCGACCAGCTCGCGGATTCCGGCGCGCGCGCCTTGCACTCGCTCGACCCCATGGCGGGCGTGGACATCGCCGAGGTCAAGCGCCGCGTCGGCGGCCGCATGTGCCTCATTGGCAACGTCAACCTGGCGTATGTGCAATCGGGAACGCCGGAGCAGATCACCGAGAGCGCGCGCTACTGCCTGCGCCACGGCGGAGTCAACCAGGGCGGCTACATCTACGCCACCAGCAACTGCATCTTCAGCGGCGTCCCCATCGAGAGCTATCACCACCTGCTGCGCGTGCGCGAGGAATACGGCTACCCGGGCGCGCAGCCGTAGGCAGCCCCTCCCGATCGGCGGCAGAGGCGCCGGGGATGACAAGTTGCCGCCGGCAGCGCATCGTGGTCATAGAGGAGAAGACCCGGGGGGGGCAGAAAGACCGCCCGTGGTAGAAGCAGCGGCTGGCTGCCGCTGCGGCAGCCAATAACCACCCACCGCTTGGCTCGACTCGAGATAGTTGACTGAGTGCGATGAAGGAGTCCACAACCATGCCCGCGCAGCGTCGGCTGATGCTCGTGCTAGTGATCTGCGGAGTCGCCATGAGCGCGCTCACCCAGCGCCCGGCGATGAGCGATGAGGCGTCTTCCGCCGCCGCGCCCGCACCCGAGCCGCTGAGCCTGGAGCAGGCTGTCACCACCGCGCTGACCCTGAGCCCGCTTCTGTACCAGGCGGAGCAGGAGCTCCTGGCGGCCCGCGACGGGGTGACCCAGGCGCGCGCCGCCGGCTCCGTCACCGCCGAGATCGGGGTGACCCAGACGCGGGTCAGCGAGGTCTCCACGTTGACCCTCGCCGTGCCCGCGCCCCCACCCGACTACGTGACCTTCCAGACCGTCAGTCTCGGAAGCAAGGATAATACTACCGGCACGCTGACAGTGGCCAAGCCGCTGTACACCGGAGGCCGCATACCGGCCGCCGCTCGCCAGGCCCGCGCCGGGGCCGATGCGACCCTGGCGGGGTTGCAGCGCACCCGCCAGACGGTGACCAATGACGTCCAGCGGGCCTACTACGGCGCACTCGTCGCCGCGGACTTCGTGGCGGTGGCGGAGGGGGCTCTCACCTCCGCGCGCGAGCACCTGCGGGTGGCACAAGCGCGACAGGACGCCGGTGTCGCCCCGCGCTTCGACGTCTTGCGCGCCAAGGCGCGGGGCGCCCAAAGCGAGCAGGCGCTGATCCAGGCCCGCAATGGCCTGAACCTGGCGCGGGCGGCGTTGAACCACGCCATGGGCGTCGGCCAGGACCGTGAGTTCGTGCTGACGACCCCGCTCGCCGAGCCGACCGATACCGCCGGCCTCGACCTCACTGCGCTCGTGTCGCGCGCCCGGGAAACCCGCCCTGAGATCCACCAGACCCAGGCGCTGATCGAGGCCGCGGGCGCCGGCGTCTCGCTCGCGCGCAGCGCGAAGCACCCCACCCTCGGCGTCGCCTGGATGTACAGCCGGCCGTTGGAGACCAGCGCCTTCCAGGTGAGCAACTGGACGCTGGCGCTGACCGCCGGATTGAACATCTTCGACGGCAGGCAAACCAGCGCGGCGGTCAGCCGCGCGCGCCACGAGCGGGAGCGAGCGCGGGGCTTGCTGGAGCAGGTGCGGCAGGGGATCGCGCTGCAAGTGCGCCAGGCATACCTCGACCTCGATTCCGCGCGCGAGCGCATCACCGCCGCGACCGCCGGGGTAACCGAAGCCGAGGAGGCCCACCGCGTCGCCGGCCTGCGCTACGAGGCGGGCGTGGGCATCAGCGTCGAAGTGATTGACGCCGAGGTGGCGGTCGCCTCGGCGGGCAATGACTATGCCCGCGCGGTCTATGACTACAACGTCGCGGCGGCCCAACTGGAGTACGCGGTGGGCGCATCTGCGGCTGCCGCGCCCGCGGAGAGCCAAGCGCAATGAAGCGCGCCCCCGGGAGCCGCGGCATCGTCTCCGCCGCCGAAGTCTTCGAGAAGTACCGCGCTCACGTTAACCCCGGCCTCGCCGCCCTAGTCAAGTTCATGGGCTTCGACGCGGTGGAGGAGTCGGCGCAGGGCGCGATCGTCCGCGATACCGAGGGCAACGAGTACATTGACTGCCTGGGCGGATTCGGCGCGCTGTCACTTGGACACCGCCACCCGAAGGTGGTGGCTGCGGTGCGCGAGCAGCTCGAGCGCATGCCACTGTCCTCCAAGATCCTGCTCAACGACCGCCTGGCGGATCTATGCCAGCGCCTGGCGGAGATCACCCCCGGAGATCTCCAGTATTCCTTCATCTGCAACAGCGGCGCGGAGGCCGTCGAGGGAGCCCTCAAGCTGGCGCGCCTGGCTACGGGACGGCGGGGCATCGTCGGCGCGGTGGGCGGGTTCCACGGCAAGACGATGGGCGCACTCAGCGCCTCCGGCAGGGACCTGTACCGCAAGCCGTTCGCGCCGCTGGTGCCGGGGTTCTCGCACGTACCCTTCGGCGACGCCGAGGCGCTGCGCGAGGCGGTCAGCGGGGACACCGCCGCCGTCATCCTCGAGCCCATTCAGGGCGAGGCGGGGGTGGTCATACCAGCCGACGACTACCTGTCGGCGGCGCGCGAGATTTGCAGCGCGGCCGGCGCGCTGCTCGTCCTGGATGAGGTGCAGACGGGGTTGGGGCGCACGGGATCGCTGTTCGCGTGCGAGCACTGGGGCGTCGCGCCCGACATCATGACCCTGGCCAAGGCGCTGGGCGGCGGGGTGATGCCGGTGGGCGCGTTCGTGGCGCGCGCCGAGCTGTGGGACGCCTGGCGCGTGAATCCGTTGCTGCACAGCAGCACCTTCGGCGGCAATCCGCTCGCCTGCGCCGCCGCGCTGGCGGCGCTGGAGGTGGTCATCGAGGAGCGCCTGCCCCAGCGCGCAAGGGAACTGGGACAGCACACACTGCACGCTCTGGGCGAACTGCGGCAGCGTTTCCCCGATGCGGTTGTGGAGGTGCGGGGGCGGGGCCTGCTCATCGGCGTCGAGTTCGCGCATGAGGACCTCGCCGGGCTGGCCATCGCCGGGCTTGCGCAGCGGCGCGTAATCGCGGCCTACACCCTCAACAACCCGCGCGTTATCCGCCTGGAGCCGCCGCTGGTGATCGAGGAGGGACAGCTTGCCCGCGCCCTGTCCGCCCTCGGTGAGGCGGTGGAGCAGGCCGTCGCCCTGCTGGCGGACGCCGGACCCTACCAGGACGAGCCGCTCTGACGAGTGCAGCGATGCTGACTGTGGACGGGGCCCAAGGCGGCGGTCAGATTGTGCGCACCACCGTCAGCTATTCCGCCCTCAGCGGGCGCGCGGTGCGCGTCGTCAACATCCGCGCCGGGCGCCCCCGGCCTGGATTGCAGGCCCAGCATCTGGTGGCAGTGCGGGCCGTCGCCGAGCTGTGCACGGCCGACGTCACCGGGGCCGCCTTGGGCTCCGCCGCGATTGAGTTCCGCCCCGGTCCCATCGCACCGCCGGAGGTGTGGCGTCTTGACGTCGGCACCGCCGGCAGCGTTATGCTCATCCTGCAGGCGTTGCTGCCATGCCTTGCGCTTGGCGGGACCGCGGTTGATCTGACCCTCACCGGCGGCACCAACAACCCCTGGGCGCCTGCCTTCGAGCACACCCGGCGCGTGCTGCTGCCCACGCTGCTGCAAATGGGCGTGAATGTGGAAGCCGAGCTACGGAGCCGGGGATTCTACCCCCGGGGCGGCGGCGAGGTGCGGGTCCGCGTCGAGCCTGCGAGCGCCATCCAGCGGCTCTCGCTGTGTCAGCGGGGGCGTCCGGTGCGCGTATGGGGCATAGCGTACAGTTCCAACCTGCCCCAGCACATCGCCGAGCGCATGGCGCGCGCCTGCCGCGACCGCCTTGCCCTCGCCGGTCTGGCTCCGCAGGAGTTCCATATAGATACGGCCACACCGTCGCCGGGCGCCGGTTGTGGCATCATCGCGCTCGCCGAGTTCGAACACTCCGTGCTTGCCGGGGACAGCCTGGGAGAGCGAAGCAAGCCGGCGGAGAATGTCGGCCGCGAGGCCGCGGAGGCACTGCTGAGGGAACTGCGGTTCCAGGCGGCGGCTGATTCTCACCTGGCGGATCAACTGGTTCCCTGGGTTGCCTTGGCTGGCGGCGACAGCGCCTATGTGACATCTCGCAAGACCGACCATCTGGCATCGGCGGTGGCGGTGGCGGAGCACATGGTCGGCGCGCGATTCAGCGTAGAGGGGGATGAGCCGGCGAGAGTCCTCTGCCGCGGAATCGGCCACGCGCCTATCTAGGCCTCTGGGCGGAAGCTGAAGCTCTCGTGAGGCGCCGGCGAGAGGCCTGTGAGAGTGTGACCTTTTTGGGATAGCACATACCGGCTATCCGCGTTATTCTCTGCACACCAAGGGTGGAGCGTGGCGCATGGGTGTGAATATAGTGCGTTTCGGGCTCGATTAACGCCATTCATGCCCCCATGTCAACCGGAAAGAGGTCTTGTCGTGCCTTCCGACGAATAGTAAACAGGCGCGCCGTAAAGCGTGGGCACAGGCCCGGCGGCAATGGGTGCGCGAGCACGCATCGCATGATCCCCGGGGTGGCGGGCGGCGAACGGTTGGCTCGTTGTGGCGAGAGCCCATGCTCCAGGAGCGCGAAAGGAGCCCTATCTAATGCGGTCGCACTGGCTTACAGTATTCGTGATCGCGTTCGGAGCGATAGCGGTAGGGGCCGCTGCGGCAGAGGACGTCGTGGTCGTCGTCAACGGTGAGTCCATTACCAGGGAGGCGCTGGCGCATCGCCTGCTGGACCTCGGGACGACATGGCAGGCCCCGCTGGAGGAGATGGTCA
This genomic interval carries:
- the rtcA gene encoding RNA 3'-terminal phosphate cyclase; the protein is MLTVDGAQGGGQIVRTTVSYSALSGRAVRVVNIRAGRPRPGLQAQHLVAVRAVAELCTADVTGAALGSAAIEFRPGPIAPPEVWRLDVGTAGSVMLILQALLPCLALGGTAVDLTLTGGTNNPWAPAFEHTRRVLLPTLLQMGVNVEAELRSRGFYPRGGGEVRVRVEPASAIQRLSLCQRGRPVRVWGIAYSSNLPQHIAERMARACRDRLALAGLAPQEFHIDTATPSPGAGCGIIALAEFEHSVLAGDSLGERSKPAENVGREAAEALLRELRFQAAADSHLADQLVPWVALAGGDSAYVTSRKTDHLASAVAVAEHMVGARFSVEGDEPARVLCRGIGHAPI
- a CDS encoding TolC family protein: MPAQRRLMLVLVICGVAMSALTQRPAMSDEASSAAAPAPEPLSLEQAVTTALTLSPLLYQAEQELLAARDGVTQARAAGSVTAEIGVTQTRVSEVSTLTLAVPAPPPDYVTFQTVSLGSKDNTTGTLTVAKPLYTGGRIPAAARQARAGADATLAGLQRTRQTVTNDVQRAYYGALVAADFVAVAEGALTSAREHLRVAQARQDAGVAPRFDVLRAKARGAQSEQALIQARNGLNLARAALNHAMGVGQDREFVLTTPLAEPTDTAGLDLTALVSRARETRPEIHQTQALIEAAGAGVSLARSAKHPTLGVAWMYSRPLETSAFQVSNWTLALTAGLNIFDGRQTSAAVSRARHERERARGLLEQVRQGIALQVRQAYLDLDSARERITAATAGVTEAEEAHRVAGLRYEAGVGISVEVIDAEVAVASAGNDYARAVYDYNVAAAQLEYAVGASAAAAPAESQAQ
- a CDS encoding aminotransferase class III-fold pyridoxal phosphate-dependent enzyme encodes the protein MKRAPGSRGIVSAAEVFEKYRAHVNPGLAALVKFMGFDAVEESAQGAIVRDTEGNEYIDCLGGFGALSLGHRHPKVVAAVREQLERMPLSSKILLNDRLADLCQRLAEITPGDLQYSFICNSGAEAVEGALKLARLATGRRGIVGAVGGFHGKTMGALSASGRDLYRKPFAPLVPGFSHVPFGDAEALREAVSGDTAAVILEPIQGEAGVVIPADDYLSAAREICSAAGALLVLDEVQTGLGRTGSLFACEHWGVAPDIMTLAKALGGGVMPVGAFVARAELWDAWRVNPLLHSSTFGGNPLACAAALAALEVVIEERLPQRARELGQHTLHALGELRQRFPDAVVEVRGRGLLIGVEFAHEDLAGLAIAGLAQRRVIAAYTLNNPRVIRLEPPLVIEEGQLARALSALGEAVEQAVALLADAGPYQDEPL